A genomic segment from Verrucomicrobiia bacterium encodes:
- a CDS encoding general secretion pathway protein GspK, whose protein sequence is MKSQRGSQSRRGIALIIVMVAIFVLSVLIGAFAYSMKVETKLAMNANQESDLIWLGRSGVEFARWVLVQQTAVPGEPYDALNQKWAGGTGTLAASNSPLAAVSLQNYQIGDGTVSIRITDNERKFNINQANEQILQRVLTAVGVDAGEIPAITASIIDWIDPDDVTHVNGAESDHYESLVPPYSAKNRPMDDLSELLLVRGVTLDMYWGSASSNHIVAAFQPVDRWGRPMEAPVYPMGFVDVFTPLSNGRINVNTASAQTLQIIPLVDESGAAQIVQQRAGPDGVDGTEDDLPFRSPGEAGMIVNQAVAQQCTQFGTVRSSVFEVVVEATLGNYRKTFHATLARTPPRDVQILSFRWE, encoded by the coding sequence ATGAAATCGCAGCGAGGAAGCCAATCGCGACGGGGGATTGCCCTGATCATCGTGATGGTGGCGATATTCGTTTTGTCCGTTCTGATCGGAGCTTTCGCCTACAGCATGAAGGTGGAGACGAAGCTCGCGATGAACGCGAATCAGGAGTCAGACCTGATATGGTTGGGACGTTCCGGCGTTGAGTTCGCCCGCTGGGTGTTGGTCCAGCAAACCGCGGTCCCGGGCGAGCCGTATGATGCATTGAATCAAAAATGGGCGGGCGGGACGGGAACGCTCGCTGCATCGAACAGTCCACTCGCTGCGGTTTCTCTTCAAAATTATCAGATCGGTGACGGAACAGTCTCGATACGGATCACGGATAATGAGAGGAAATTCAATATCAACCAGGCGAACGAACAGATCTTGCAGCGGGTATTAACGGCCGTTGGCGTTGATGCTGGCGAAATTCCCGCAATCACTGCTTCGATCATTGACTGGATTGATCCCGACGACGTCACGCACGTGAATGGTGCGGAAAGCGATCACTACGAAAGCCTGGTGCCTCCGTATTCTGCCAAGAATCGTCCGATGGATGACCTCTCTGAATTGCTTCTGGTGCGGGGCGTCACCCTGGACATGTACTGGGGATCAGCCTCATCAAATCATATTGTGGCTGCATTTCAACCGGTGGACCGCTGGGGCCGCCCGATGGAGGCGCCGGTTTATCCGATGGGTTTTGTTGATGTGTTCACGCCCCTTTCGAACGGTCGCATTAACGTGAACACAGCTTCTGCGCAGACCTTGCAGATCATTCCGTTGGTCGATGAAAGCGGTGCGGCGCAGATTGTTCAGCAAAGAGCCGGACCTGATGGCGTGGATGGGACCGAGGACGACTTGCCATTTCGCAGTCCGGGTGAGGCCGGAATGATTGTGAACCAGGCCGTGGCGCAACAATGCACCCAATTTGGAACAGTCCGCAGCAGTGTGTTCGAGGTGGTCGTTGAAGCAACGCTCGGAAACTATCGGAAAACCTTTCATGCAACACTTGCCCGGACGCCACCGCGCGACGTTCAGATCCTGAGTTTTCGATGGGAGTAG
- a CDS encoding prepilin-type N-terminal cleavage/methylation domain-containing protein, with product MASRKYSGFTLLEVMVSLFLLTLVIASVYSSWNAVVKGSRVGLQAAAEVQRSRIALRTIEDALSSARMFTADAQAYAFEGQGGNKAYLSFVASVPYSFPRGSKFGDFTVRRVSFGLEAAPDSERQLVLRQTPPLMEMDIDEENHPVILAKSVHALEFAFWDRRNGEWLEEWTQTNQLPAMVRITLEFSKNGKRSEPLTRIVSLPSIAVPPNWQRPGPQQQPIQ from the coding sequence TTGGCTTCACGAAAATACAGCGGGTTCACGCTGCTGGAAGTGATGGTGTCTTTGTTCCTTTTGACTCTGGTGATTGCGTCGGTTTACTCGAGTTGGAATGCGGTGGTGAAAGGTTCCAGGGTCGGATTGCAGGCGGCGGCGGAAGTGCAGCGCTCCCGAATAGCGTTGCGCACGATCGAGGACGCGTTGAGTTCCGCCCGCATGTTTACGGCAGACGCCCAGGCGTATGCTTTTGAGGGCCAGGGCGGCAACAAAGCTTACCTCAGTTTCGTGGCGAGTGTGCCGTATTCGTTCCCGCGGGGTTCCAAATTTGGAGATTTCACAGTGAGGCGCGTCAGCTTTGGCCTTGAAGCTGCGCCCGATTCCGAACGGCAGCTTGTCCTGCGGCAAACCCCGCCATTAATGGAGATGGATATCGACGAGGAGAACCATCCCGTGATCCTCGCAAAATCCGTTCATGCACTCGAATTTGCATTCTGGGATCGGCGTAATGGCGAGTGGCTCGAGGAATGGACGCAAACAAACCAGTTGCCGGCCATGGTTCGGATTACCCTCGAATTCAGTAAGAATGGCAAGCGTTCTGAACCATTGACCCGAATTGTGTCGCTTCCATCGATCGCGGTTCCCCCCAACTGGCAACGGCCGGGACCACAGCAACAACCCATACAATGA